The DNA segment GCACGGGGGCTTGCACGGGGGTCACATGGGGGCTTGCACGGGGCTTGCATGGGGTCACACAGGGGCTTGCACGAGGGTCACATGGGTGCTTGCATGAGGGTCACGCGGGGGCTTGCACGGGAGCTTGCACAGGGGCTTGCACGGGGGTTTGCACAAGGGTCGCATGGGGGTCACATGGCGGTTGCCCAGGGGTTTGCACGAGGGTTGCACAAGGGTTGTGTGTGGGTTTGCGTGGGGGGCAACAGGGGGTTGCACGGGGGGCTTTGCACGAGGGGTTTGCACGGGTGTGATGCACAGTTGGGGCGGGGGGTGAACGGTTGTTGCACGGGGGGGCTGTGCATGGGGGCTTTGCCCCCTTCCCCAttgcccccccccagcactcCGTTACCCCCACAACGCCCTCCATgaccccccatgtccccccgtgtccccccatgtccccccgccccccatgtccccacatgTCCCCCCACATGTCTCCCTGccccctgtgtcccctctgtgcccccccatgtccccacatgTCCCCCCACATGTCTCCctgccccccgtgtccccccatgtcccctctgtgccccccatgtccccacatgTCCCCCCACGTCTCCCtgccccctgtgtccccccatgtccccccgtgccccccatgtcccctctgtgccccccatgtcccccccgtgtccccccgtgtgcCTCCCCAtatcccccaccccccaacatgtccccccatgcccccccatgtccccccgtgcccccccatatcccctctgtgcccccccatgtcccccccgtgtcccccccgtgtgCCTCCCCAtatcccccaccccccacatgccccccccgtgccccccgtgtccccccatgccccccccgtgccccccgtgtcccccccgtgcccccccatgtcccccccgtgccccccgtgccccccccatgccccccccatatccccccatgCCCCTCCCCGTGGCCCCCCCGtggcccccccgtgccccccgtgcccccctatgccccccccatatccccccatgcccctccccgtgccccccgtgtcccccccgtgcccccccatgtcccctctgtgccccccccgtgcccccctgtgtcccccccatgccccccccatatccccccatgCCCCTCCCCGTGGCCCCCCCGTggcccccccatgcccccccgtgcccccccatgtcccctctgtgccccccccgtgccccccgtgcccccccatgtccccccatgccccccccatatccccccatgcccctccccgtgtcccccccatgccccccccccgtgcccccccgtgccccccccgcAGGGGGACCTGAAGCGGTACCTGCGGGCGcagcggggggccggggggggggcgccggaGCTGCCCCCCCGCGACGTGGCCACGCTGCAGCGGTTGGCGCTCGAGGTCACGCTGGGGCTGCGGCACCTGCACCGCCACGGCTTCGTGCACAGGTACcgcggggggggctcggggggtccctcggggggggggacacggggggggtcCGTCTGGGGGGGGGAACACACGCGGGGGTCCCTctggggggacacacacacaggcGGGGGTCcgtctggggaggggggacacgcGAGGGTCTGTCtcggggggacacacacacttGGGGGTCCATCTTGGGGGGGACACACGCGGGGGTccctctggggtggggggacacacgggggtCCGTCTAGGCGGACACACACGCTCGGGGGTCCgtctgggggggggacacgggggggtcCGTCTGGGGAGGGAGACACTCGAGAGTctgtctggggggggggggacacacgcaGGGGTccatatggggggggggggacacggacacaGGGGTCTgtctgggatgggggacacaCTCGGGGGTCCGTCTGTGGGGGGTCACGTGGGGGTCcgtctggggaggggggacacgcGAGGGTCTGTctgggggacacacacacactcgGGGGTCCATCTGGGGGGGGAACACGTGGGGGTCCGtctggggggggacacgggggggtccgtctggggggggacacacgcgGGGTCCctctgggggggggacacgggggggtcCGTCTAGGGGGACACACACGCtcgggggccctggggggggacacacactcGGGGGTccgttgggggggggggacacatgTGGGTCATCGGGGCGCGATGACATGTGGGGGTCCATCTGGGGGGGGAAACACACGCgtggggccctgggggggggacagagGGCTGAGTCTCTGGGGGGGGGATGACGGGACACACGTGGGTgcctgggggggacacaggtCTGGGTGGGGCCCCCgatgtcccccccgtgtcccctcccacgTCCCCCCCACGTCCCGGTGCCCCGCAGAGGTGGGGTCCCCCAGgtcccccatggccccccccaGGGGAGGGGTCCCCCCCCCGTGCCATTCCCCTGCCCCCCAGGGGTTGGGCGCCCTGTAGCCCCACCAGGGGAGGGGTGCCCCCCTGTATCCCCCCCCCGTATCCCCCCACCATGCCCCCCAGGGGTGGGGCCCCCTgtagccccccccccgggagggccccccccccgtgccccccgccgtgccccccCCGGCTGAGCGGGTCCCGCAGCGACCTGGCCCTTCGCAACTGCCTGCTGACCTCGGAGCTGACGGTGCGGCTGGGGGACTACGGGCTGGCCCACAGCAACTACCGGGTGGGTGCcccgggggggcgcgggggcgcactggggcgggggggcactggggccgggggggcactggggctggggggtcactggggctgggggcactggggcgggggggcactggggctgggggggcactggggctggggacactggggccgggggcactggggctgggggcactggagccggggggcactggggccggggggcactggggccgggggcactggggctgggggcactggggctggggggcactggggctgggggcactggggccgGGGGGCAGTGGGTCTGGGGGACTACGGGCTGGCCCACAGCAACTACCGGGTGGGTGCCCCGGGGGGGCGtcggggggcactggggcgggggggtcactgggctgggggcactggggctgggggggcactggggccgGGGGCACTGGGgccggggggcactggggccgGGGGcactggggcggggggcactggggctgggggggcactggggctggggggacactggggctgggggcactggggcgggggggcactggggctgggggcactggggccggggggcactggggtgggggtcactggggtggggggcactggggctgggggcactggggccggggggcactggggtgggggtcactggggtgggggtcactggggctgggggtggcatgGGGGCCGGGGGTCACTgggctgggggtcactggggctgggggtggcatgggggccgggggtcactggggtgggggtcactggggctgggggtggcatgggggctgggggtcactggggtgggggtcactggggcggggggtggcaTGGGCGCCAGGGgtcactggggtgggggtcactggggctgggggtggcatgggggccgggggtcactggggtgggggtcactggggctgggggtggcatgGGGGCCGGGGGTCACTgggctgggggtcactggggctgggggtggcatgggggccgggggtcactggggtgggggtcactggggcggggggtggcaTGGGCGCCAGGGgtcactggggtgggggtcactggggtgggggtcactggggctgggggtggcatgGGGGCCGGGGGTCACTgggctgggggtcactggggctggggatggcatGGGGGCCGGGGGTCAGTGGGCCGGGGgtcactggggctggggggtggcaAGGAGgccggggggcactggggtgggggtcactggggtgggggtcactggggcggggggtggcaTGGGGGACCCCCGGGTTTGGGGCCGTGAGCCTCGGGACCGGTCGGGGCCGGAGACTGGGAGCCgctgggcggggcggggcggggcggggggtgacgcccccccccccaggaggaCTACTACGTGACCCCCGAGCGCCTGTGGGTGCCCCTGCGCTGGGTGGCCCCCGAGCTGTTGGCCGAGACCCGCGGGACCCTGGCGCTGGCGGAGCAGAGCAAGGAGAGCAACGTCTGGTGAgtcggggggcgccggggggcaccggggggcgccggggggcgcTGGGTGACGCCGGGTGACACCGGGGACAACCCCCAGCCCAGTGCCCTGGCCGTGTCGCCCCGTCCCAGTGCTGGGGTGTCCTGGTGGGGAGGGGTGACGGGGTCCTGGTGTCAGGGTGTCGGGGTGTGACGGTGTTGGGGTGTGACACTGTGGGAAGGTTACGGTGTCCTGTTGTCATGGTGTTGGGGTGTGACGGTGTTGGGAGGTCCCAGCGTTACGGTGTTGGGGCGCGACAGCGTCCTGTTGTCATGGTGTCAGGAGTGACGATGCTGGGAGGTCTCAGTGTCACAGTGTTGGGGTGTGACGGTGTCACGGTGTTGGGGTGTGACGGTGTCCTGTTGTCACGGCGTCGGGGTGTGACGGTGTCAGGGTGTGACGGTGCTGGGAGGTCCCGCTGTGCGGGTGTCGGGGCGCCGCGGTGCCCACCTGTGACGGCGTTACGGTGTCCCGGCGTCCCGTTGTACCCTGCAACAGCCGCAGGCGCCCGGGCGGGACGGTGTCGCGATGGTCCCTGGCGCTGAGGGCGTCGCGGTGACACGGTACCCAGCGCGGTGGCCCCTGGTGTCACGGTGTCGTGCCACAGCACCTGCCGTGGTGGCGGCGCCGGGTGTCACGGTGTTGCGATGCCCAGCGCGACGGTCCCTCGTGGGACGGTGACGAGCGTCGCGGTGTTGCCCCGTCGCACGACGGCCCCCGGGGTGACGCTGCCCGTGGTGGCAACGCCGGCGTCACGGTGTCGCCGTCAGGTCGCTGGGGGTGACGCTGTGGGAGCTGTTCGAGCTGGGGGTCCAGCCCTACCAACACCTCTCGGACCAGGAGCTCCTCGGCCGCCTGATGCGCCGGCGCCCGCTGGCCCTCGGCCGCCCCCGGCTCCGCCTGCCCCACGCCGACGGCTGGTGAGCGGCCAtgggggtcacggggggacatggggggtcacggggggccACAGGGAACCCCCCCAGCCACACCCGCCCACTGGCTGTATCCTCCCGTCtgtccctgccccccccaatGGTGGTGGGTGCCgtccctggggtgtccctgtcaccgtccctggggtgtccctgACCCTGGGGTGTCCCTGTCACCGTCCCCGGGGTGTCCCTGACCCtggggtgtccctgtccccacccctgtcccccccacgccacccccacccctggggtgtccctgtcactgtccctggggtgtccctgaccctggggtgtccctgtcaccacccctgtcccccccatgccacccccacccctggggTGTCCCTGTCACCATCCCCGGGGTGttgtgtcccccccaccctgcccccacCCATGGGGTGTCCCTGTCACTgtccctggggtgtccctgaccctggggtgtccctgtcaccacccctgtcccccccatgccacccccacccctggggTGTCCCTGTCACCATCCCCGGGGTGttgtgtcccccccaccctgcccccacCCATGGGGTGTCCCCGTCCTTGGGGTATCCAACACCCGTGtcacccctccctgcccccacccctggggtctcccccccccccccacacccccgtgtccccccctccctgacgccccccccccccccggggtgcCCCCCCGCAGGTTCGGGGTGCTGCAGTCCTGCTGGCGCCCCCCCCCTCAACGCCCCTCCCTGGAAGAGCTGCACCGCCGGCTGAGCACCCTCCTGCGGGGTcccccgggggggtccccaaccccggcgcccccccctcgccccccttCCGCCTTCCCCCTCCTCGACGCCTTCCCGGGCCCCGACCCCGAGGACGTCCTCACCGTCACCCAGAGCAGCCGGGGACGTCTGGCCTTCGAGTGTCTTTGGGAACGTGCCCGGGGGGGCCGCGTCGGGGggggccccccgcccccccaaaaccGTCCCGGTACCTTGGGGACCCCCGGGGTGCTGCCGGTGTTGGGCGCCCGCAGCCCCTCGGGGACCAGCGAGTATTACATCCGCCTGGAAGAACAcgaaggtggggggggggcttcggcccccccgggcccccccgccGTCCCCAACCGTCGCGGGGGGCTCAATCCGTTTCGGGGGGTCCAGGAGACGGCGCTGacggggggggccggggaggggtggggggagcgcaGCTCGGCGGGGAGCACGGCCGGCAGCGGGGGGAGCAGCCCCCGGCGTCCCCTGGCTTGTCCCCTGTGTCGGGGGGACGAGGAGGGGGACGACGGCGacgcccccccggccccctgtACCTGCGCCCTGGCCCGCGCCGAGGTGGTGCGGGGGTGGCGGGAGCGGGGGGCCCCCCTGCGCCCCCGTTGTGACAGCGCCGGGGACGACTCGTCCCTACGGGCCGAGAGGGGCTCCTTGGTGGAGTGTCCCGCGGTCAACGACGTCACCGAAGCCACCGAAGCCACCGGCCACGGCGCCGGTTGGGGGTccgaggggaggggggaggcggcggggagaGACGAGGTGATGCCGTGGGGACAAGAGAGGTCATCGGTGACGGGAGAGGTGGCAGCCGGGGCGCAAGGGACGTCCCCTTTGGCGTCGGAGGTGGCCTCGTGGGGACGAGAAAGGTCTTCGTTGACGCAAGAAACGTCGTCGTTGACGCAAGAAACGTCATCATTGACGCAAGAGAGGCCACCGTTGACGCAAGAAAGGTCATCGTTGACGCAAGACAGGTCTTCGTTGACGCAAGAAATGTCATCGTTGATGCAAGAAACGTCATCGTTGACGCAAGAGAGGTCTTCGTTGACGCAAGAGAGGCCACCATTGATGCAAGGGACGTCCCCTTTGGCATCGGAGGTGGCCTCGTGGGGACGAGAAAGGTCATCGTTGACGCGAGCGACGTCCCCACTGGCATTGGAGATGACACCGTGGGGACAAGAGAGGCCGCCGTTGACCAGAGAGGTGGCACCTGGGGCGCAAGGGACGTCCCCTTTGGAACTGGAGATGGCCCCGTGGGGACAAGAGAGGCCACCATTGATGCAAGTGACGTCCCCTTTGGCATCCGAGGTGGCCCCGTGGGGACAAGGAAGGTCATTGTTGAGTCAAGAGAGGCCGCCGTTGACCAGAGAGGTGGCACCTGGGGCTCAAGGAATGTCCCCTTTGGACTCAGAGGTGGCCTCGTGGGGACAAGAAAGGTCTTCGTTGACAAAAGAGGTGGCACCCAGGGCACAAGGGACATTCCCTTTGGCATTGGAGATGACACCGTGGGGACGAGAGAGGCCACCGTTGAGTCAAGAGAGGCCACCATTGAGTCAAGAGAGGCCACCGTTGAGTCAAGAGAGGCCACCGTTGATGCAAGGGGCGTCCCCTTTGGCATCAGAGGTGGCCCCGTGGGGACAACAAAGGTCATCATTGAGTCAAGAGAGGCCACCATTGACCAGAGAGGTGGCACCCGGGGTGCAAGGGACGTCCCCTTTGGAATTGGAGGTGGCCCCATGGGGACAAGAAAGGTCTTCGTTGAGTCAAAAGATGCCACCGTTGACGCAAGGGACGTCCCCTTTGGCATACGAGGTGGCCCCGTGGGGACAAGAAAGGTCTTCGCTGACAAGAGAGGTGGCACCTGGGGCACAAGGGACGTCCCCTTTGGGCTTGGACGTGGCCTCATGGGGACAACAGAGGCCTTCGTTGAGTCAAGAGAGGCCACCACTGAGTCAAGAGAGGCCGCTGTTGACCAGAGAGGTGGCACCTGGGGCACAAGGAACGTCCCCTTTGGCATCAGAGGTGGCCTCGTGGGGACAAGAAAGGTCTTCATCAACGCAAGAGAGGCCGCCGTTGACACAAGGGACGTCCCCTTTGGAACTGGAGGTGGCCTCGTGGGGACAAGAGAGGCCACCGTTGAGTCAAGAGAGGCCACCGTTGACGCAAGGGGCGTCCCCTTTGTCATCCGAGGTGGCCCCGTGGGGACAAGGTCCGTCTTCGTTGACACAAGAGAGGCCACTGTTGACCGGAGAGGTGGCACCTGGGGCGCAAGGGACGTCCCCTTTGGACTTAGAGGTGGCCCCATGGGGACAACAGAGGCCTCCGTTGCCTCAAGAGGGGCCACCGTTGATGCAAGG comes from the Phalacrocorax carbo unplaced genomic scaffold, bPhaCar2.1 SCAFFOLD_461, whole genome shotgun sequence genome and includes:
- the LOC135311246 gene encoding nascent polypeptide-associated complex subunit alpha, muscle-specific form-like encodes the protein PVPPPQGDLKRYLRAQRGAGGGAPELPPRDVATLQRLALEVTLGLRHLHRHGFVHSDLALRNCLLTSELTVRLGDYGLAHSNYREDYYVTPERLWVPLRWVAPELLAETRGTLALAEQSKESNVWSLGVTLWELFELGVQPYQHLSDQELLGRLMRRRPLALGRPRLRLPHADGWFGVLQSCWRPPPQRPSLEELHRRLSTLLRGPPGGSPTPAPPPRPPSAFPLLDAFPGPDPEDVLTVTQSSRGRLAFECLWERARGGRVGGGPPPPQNRPGTLGTPGVLPVLGARSPSGTSEYYIRLEEHEGGGGASAPPGPPAVPNRRGGLNPFRGVQETALTGGAGEGWGERSSAGSTAGSGGSSPRRPLACPLCRGDEEGDDGDAPPAPCTCALARAEVVRGWRERGAPLRPRCDSAGDDSSLRAERGSLVECPAVNDVTEATEATGHGAGWGSEGRGEAAGRDEVMPWGQERSSVTGEVAAGAQGTSPLASEVASWGRERSSLTQETSSLTQETSSLTQERPPLTQERSSLTQDRSSLTQEMSSLMQETSSLTQERSSLTQERPPLMQGTSPLASEVASWGRERSSLTRATSPLALEMTPWGQERPPLTREVAPGAQGTSPLELEMAPWGQERPPLMQVTSPLASEVAPWGQGRSLLSQERPPLTREVAPGAQGMSPLDSEVASWGQERSSLTKEVAPRAQGTFPLALEMTPWGRERPPLSQERPPLSQERPPLSQERPPLMQGASPLASEVAPWGQQRSSLSQERPPLTREVAPGVQGTSPLELEVAPWGQERSSLSQKMPPLTQGTSPLAYEVAPWGQERSSLTREVAPGAQGTSPLGLDVASWGQQRPSLSQERPPLSQERPLLTREVAPGAQGTSPLASEVASWGQERSSSTQERPPLTQGTSPLELEVASWGQERPPLSQERPPLTQGASPLSSEVAPWGQGPSSLTQERPLLTGEVAPGAQGTSPLDLEVAPWGQQRPPLPQEGPPLMQGTSPLALEVAPWGQERSSLSQERPSLTREVAPGAQGTSPLASEVASWGQNTSSLTQERSSLMQERPPLTQERSSLTQERPPLMPGTSPSASEAAPWGQERPPLTPETAAVTRVTAPWGQEMPPLPREAAPGAQGTSPSAPQLVPRGQRPPLMGEVAPLPPARSPLTPETSPWGQETSPLRGGTVPGTQGTSPLAPEVAPWAPEASPSSQGTSPWAPETSPGARGTSSVAPEVSPRTRGTSPTPREMSPTPRGTSPTPRGTSPWARWTDVTAPGAPGTSPWTQGTTPGAPGTSPREVFPRGGPWGPPPGSPFPGAGVPAAASPPAEGPEKVALVGGGLGEPLGDTPAVTPPSTGASRGGAPRGGVEGCQGTSPKGSQAGCQGTPPKGSPKGSPRCQEVSPKGSPQTSPSGSPERCQVTSPRSRPVTSSGRCPEGDPKKCPKTSPKASPRHPGMSPKASLEKVPKGSPRRGSAKSPTGSPAKGPPRSPKGSPKASPRRCQEMSPKGSPRRCQETSPRKHQQTSPKVSPRRRQVTSPKRCQEMSPRGSPRRCSETSPKVSPRRRQEMPSRGSPRRCQETSPKGSPRRRQEMPSRGSPRRCQEMSPKGSPKTCQETSPRCHQETSQETSPRSHQEMSPRCQETSPRSQETSPRCQEMSPKVSPKTCQETSPRSHQETSPRSHQETSPRSQETSPRRHQETSPRSHQETPPQGTPTTPPGGSPAKPPGAPSPKEPPEASPPPRASPSSPGQRPTASGSETEPSPPPAGGGGGRRRRHPPHPPPRDAGDPRAPPRAGGQGRGGPRGHRRGGLRGAGVPGAAAGHPALRTSPEICWRPGDRTGTPKRRGGRGRGRPPEGGGGDNGGGAGTDVPVPAAAPVPAAAPSSADIR